Proteins from a genomic interval of Symmachiella macrocystis:
- a CDS encoding RNA polymerase sigma factor gives MSNATKTKSKAGENSAIRDPDVRLMLRVKGGDEAAFTELVANYQSRLVSIFYNMLGNRETAEDLAQECFLRIYQARNGYEPTAKFSTWLYRIANNLASNSRRSFSRRKEVSLSANNSGSMESTPREQMVPDKSALMPTRQADSRESCDVVRSALSTLGERQRLAVLLHKFEEMSYADIGEAMDLSPAAVKSLLSRARDNLRESLTAHVRPIS, from the coding sequence TTGAGTAACGCAACGAAAACGAAATCGAAAGCCGGCGAGAATTCGGCGATTCGCGATCCTGACGTGCGGCTGATGCTGCGGGTCAAGGGAGGGGATGAAGCTGCGTTTACGGAGTTGGTTGCAAATTATCAATCGCGGTTGGTGAGTATCTTCTACAACATGTTGGGAAATCGGGAGACGGCCGAAGATTTGGCACAGGAGTGTTTTTTGCGGATCTATCAAGCTCGCAACGGGTACGAACCGACGGCGAAATTTTCGACCTGGCTGTATCGTATTGCCAACAATTTGGCGAGTAATTCGCGTCGGAGTTTTAGCCGCCGCAAAGAAGTCTCACTGAGTGCAAACAATTCGGGATCGATGGAATCGACGCCGCGCGAACAGATGGTTCCGGACAAATCGGCGTTGATGCCCACGCGGCAAGCGGATAGCCGCGAGTCCTGCGATGTCGTTCGCAGCGCCCTGTCCACCTTGGGCGAACGGCAACGCTTGGCGGTCCTGCTCCATAAATTTGAAGAGATGAGTTACGCCGATATCGGCGAAGCGATGGACTTAAGCCCCGCAGCTGTGAAGTCGCTCTTGTCGCGAGCGCGGGACAATCTTCGTGAATCACTGACAGCGCATGTGCGGCCAATCAGTTGA
- a CDS encoding polyprenol monophosphomannose synthase, giving the protein MTDDRLLISLCTYNERENLADLIAEIHEHAPQADVVVVDDNSPDGTGDLADELAAADSRIHVEHRAGKLGLGSATLAAFEFAMAADYTYLLNMDADFSHHPRYIPELLGCMPEADVTIGSRYVSGGDIVGWGFKRHFMSRGVNLYARLLLGLSTSDNSGAFRCYRVAKLRELDFSAIRATGYAFQEEILYRLRRIGCRFVETPVVFEDRRYGSSKINMGEAFAAVGVIFLLAIDRLRGVPVTPA; this is encoded by the coding sequence ATGACCGACGACCGGCTATTGATTTCGTTGTGCACGTATAACGAGCGCGAAAATCTCGCGGATCTCATTGCCGAGATTCACGAGCATGCGCCGCAAGCCGACGTGGTCGTGGTGGATGACAACTCCCCCGATGGGACGGGCGACTTGGCCGACGAACTTGCTGCGGCGGATTCCCGCATTCATGTCGAACATCGCGCAGGAAAACTGGGGCTCGGTTCAGCAACTTTGGCGGCGTTTGAATTTGCGATGGCTGCCGACTACACCTATCTGCTGAACATGGACGCCGATTTCAGCCATCACCCCCGGTATATTCCCGAACTGCTGGGCTGTATGCCGGAGGCGGACGTGACGATTGGTTCGCGGTACGTCTCGGGCGGGGACATTGTCGGCTGGGGCTTCAAACGGCACTTCATGAGCCGCGGTGTGAACCTGTATGCGCGGTTATTACTGGGTTTGAGCACCAGCGACAATAGCGGCGCGTTTCGCTGTTATCGCGTGGCAAAATTGCGGGAGTTGGACTTCAGCGCGATCCGCGCGACCGGCTACGCGTTTCAGGAAGAGATTCTGTATCGACTCCGCCGGATTGGTTGTCGGTTTGTGGAGACGCCGGTTGTATTTGAGGACCGTCGTTATGGGAGTTCGAAAATCAACATGGGCGAGGCCTTCGCTGCTGTGGGTGTGATTTTCCTGTTAGCAATCGACCGACTACGCGGCGTGCCGGTGACCCCGGCTTAA
- a CDS encoding NF038122 family metalloprotease, with translation MSLWSLLSTSWVRSQRFVGQNSRTAKQQRSWREFSTCRGQIRLGLETLEDRTLLSASLIDSDDVIIQSTTYGDFRTTYEEISIDTFAVANPLATTIIVQAPGGVTFNLISDPGMDQRAIDGFVDAALLWSQIFTDDVTINLDIGFSVLAPNVLGQASSSSISTSYSDFYMALDDDRTTLEDDAAVASLSTGSTFDMLLNHVSNSPETDLATPFVDDDGDANNSTIDINTATAKAIGLLAANDSAVDASITFSSEFSWDFDQRDGINSTQLDFVGVAAHEIGHALGFVSGVDTLDYNPDDFMDDEFIYVAPLDLFRYSTQSAAEGSGIIDWTADARFKYFSLDNGQTSLALFSTGSVFGDGYQASHWKDDLGIGIMDPTAEPPGGLMTISDLDILAFDVIGWNINKPPALTSIATLPGGVEDTPLTITYDDLFAASDASDPEGDPISFFIDSVAFGGTLTKNGSLAIPGTTLSAGESLEWTPPANANGDALLAFTVRAQDLQLAVSTPPIAVRVDVAAVNDAPIADIGDDYVLGDRAMIQLDASGSSDVEQSAGSLTYLWDFDNDGQYDDAVGVRPDFSAAYLNGQSNAVVRLKVIDSEGAYDTDVVRVYGEDTAVLRIRGDYDGVVGQRRVISLKLYGPTVTDQQYTYTVDWGDGSKPRVVTGISGLSISKIYNKTGTYTITATAVSNETGLNTSYARNIRIGTVQQQGDDFAVTGTNARDEFRVVTLAGTDRVEIFRNRISLGVHTVPGTIYAIGMGGDDWFRGDRGTYNVYFDGGSGNNVSYTYYGDDTILGRDGNDRVYNYGGDNYVSVGNGDNVVKTNVGDDYVMTGYGDDKIIDFGGNNEIYAGNGKNSIDTRKGNDVIVTGSGQDEINDLGGNNYIEVGDGSNVVSAGIGSDTILGGDQDDSFRDDGGLNYIFTFAGNDFIVAFGTSYVNSGLGSDFVFASNVLDDEDDLFDLLARAR, from the coding sequence ATGTCGCTTTGGTCCCTACTCTCTACGTCCTGGGTGCGTTCACAACGTTTTGTGGGTCAAAATTCGCGTACTGCCAAGCAGCAGCGCAGTTGGCGAGAATTCAGTACATGTCGCGGGCAAATACGGCTGGGACTGGAAACGCTGGAAGACCGCACGCTGCTGAGTGCGAGTCTGATTGATTCTGACGACGTTATTATTCAGTCGACGACGTACGGCGATTTTAGGACCACGTACGAAGAGATCTCAATTGATACCTTCGCTGTGGCGAATCCACTGGCAACCACCATTATCGTGCAAGCGCCCGGCGGTGTGACATTTAATTTGATCTCCGATCCCGGCATGGACCAGCGTGCAATCGATGGATTTGTGGATGCAGCGCTGCTGTGGTCACAAATCTTCACCGATGACGTGACGATCAACCTGGATATCGGCTTCTCCGTGTTAGCCCCAAACGTTCTTGGCCAAGCAAGCTCATCATCAATTTCCACGAGCTACTCGGACTTTTACATGGCGCTCGACGACGATCGTACGACCCTAGAGGACGACGCAGCTGTCGCTTCCCTCTCAACGGGCAGCACCTTTGACATGTTGCTCAATCATGTCAGCAATTCGCCAGAAACGGATCTGGCTACTCCGTTCGTCGACGACGACGGCGATGCAAATAACTCGACGATCGACATCAATACCGCAACCGCCAAAGCGATCGGCCTCCTTGCTGCCAACGATTCCGCTGTCGATGCGTCAATTACTTTCAGCTCGGAATTCAGTTGGGATTTCGATCAACGTGACGGAATTAACTCGACTCAACTCGACTTTGTGGGGGTGGCCGCACACGAAATTGGCCATGCTTTAGGGTTTGTGAGCGGCGTCGACACTTTGGACTATAACCCTGATGATTTCATGGATGACGAATTCATTTATGTCGCACCATTGGACCTATTTCGATATTCGACGCAAAGCGCGGCCGAAGGAAGCGGGATCATCGACTGGACAGCCGACGCGCGTTTCAAGTATTTTTCTCTCGACAACGGACAGACAAGCCTAGCGTTGTTTTCTACCGGCTCGGTTTTTGGAGATGGCTATCAGGCAAGCCACTGGAAAGACGATCTTGGAATCGGGATCATGGATCCGACAGCGGAACCTCCCGGCGGATTGATGACGATTTCAGACTTGGATATCTTGGCTTTTGATGTCATCGGATGGAACATCAATAAACCGCCCGCGCTGACTTCCATTGCCACGCTCCCTGGTGGAGTCGAAGATACCCCGCTGACGATCACGTATGATGACTTGTTCGCAGCCTCGGATGCTTCGGATCCTGAAGGCGATCCCATTTCGTTTTTCATCGACTCGGTCGCATTCGGCGGAACACTCACTAAAAACGGTTCATTGGCCATTCCCGGCACCACGCTTTCTGCTGGTGAGTCGCTGGAATGGACACCTCCGGCGAATGCGAATGGTGATGCACTTCTCGCGTTTACTGTTCGCGCACAAGACCTTCAGTTAGCAGTCTCAACACCGCCGATTGCCGTCCGCGTTGATGTGGCCGCTGTCAATGACGCTCCCATCGCCGATATTGGCGACGATTATGTGTTAGGGGATCGGGCCATGATCCAGCTTGACGCTAGTGGAAGTTCTGACGTCGAGCAGTCCGCCGGCTCTTTGACCTATTTGTGGGACTTTGATAACGACGGCCAATACGATGATGCTGTTGGTGTGCGTCCGGACTTTAGTGCCGCATACTTAAACGGGCAAAGCAACGCTGTGGTGCGACTAAAGGTCATTGACAGCGAAGGCGCTTACGATACCGATGTCGTGCGAGTGTATGGCGAGGATACCGCGGTGCTGCGGATTCGTGGCGATTACGACGGTGTCGTCGGACAGCGACGTGTGATTTCGCTGAAACTCTACGGTCCGACCGTCACGGATCAGCAATATACCTACACCGTCGATTGGGGCGATGGCAGTAAGCCGCGGGTTGTGACCGGCATCTCTGGATTGTCGATCAGTAAAATCTATAACAAGACCGGGACATATACGATCACCGCGACGGCTGTGAGCAACGAGACCGGATTGAATACGTCCTACGCTCGCAACATCCGGATTGGCACGGTGCAGCAACAAGGGGACGATTTTGCCGTGACCGGCACGAACGCCCGGGACGAATTCCGCGTGGTGACTCTGGCCGGTACCGATCGCGTGGAGATCTTCCGCAACCGGATTTCGTTGGGCGTGCACACGGTCCCCGGCACGATCTACGCCATTGGCATGGGAGGCGACGATTGGTTCCGCGGTGATCGTGGAACCTATAACGTTTACTTCGATGGTGGCAGCGGCAACAATGTTTCCTACACCTATTACGGCGACGACACGATCCTCGGACGTGACGGCAATGATCGCGTTTACAACTACGGTGGAGACAACTATGTCTCGGTCGGCAACGGCGACAACGTGGTCAAAACCAATGTCGGTGACGATTACGTGATGACCGGTTACGGCGACGATAAAATCATCGACTTCGGCGGCAACAACGAGATCTATGCCGGCAATGGCAAGAACAGCATCGATACCCGCAAGGGGAATGATGTGATCGTTACTGGATCGGGACAGGATGAAATCAATGACCTAGGTGGCAACAACTATATTGAAGTTGGTGACGGGAGTAACGTGGTCTCTGCGGGCATCGGTAGCGACACGATTCTGGGTGGTGATCAAGACGATAGCTTCCGCGACGACGGTGGTCTCAATTACATCTTCACGTTTGCCGGGAACGATTTTATCGTTGCTTTCGGTACGAGCTATGTTAACTCCGGACTGGGGAGCGATTTTGTGTTCGCCTCCAACGTGCTGGACGACGAAGACGACCTGTTCGACTTATTGGCCAGAGCCCGCTAA
- a CDS encoding SMR family transporter: protein MPFDVFLQVLLAAVFHAAWNFGARRVSGNVGVMWFGQFVGCLICLPFAIAQMSAETSLLDLAWICLPTGILHAVYFWMLAQAYRHGDISLVYPIARGTGVAGTAVLAFFLLGEQLSLTGFSGIATICAGILLLGLSGKNVHANNRGIVMALCTGAAIAGYSLVDKRAVGQINPVVYGVGLWLISAVLFAPAALWKYPNEVRDALKHKKRYILLVGSGSVGTYLVILFAFQRANVSYVAAVREFAVVIGAALGFIVLKERFTAAKAWGIAAIVLGLVLVKAA, encoded by the coding sequence GTGCCGTTTGATGTCTTTCTGCAAGTCCTGTTGGCCGCTGTTTTTCATGCCGCTTGGAATTTCGGCGCGCGGCGTGTCTCGGGCAATGTCGGCGTGATGTGGTTTGGGCAGTTCGTCGGCTGTTTGATATGCCTGCCGTTTGCGATTGCGCAAATGTCAGCGGAGACTTCTCTGCTTGATTTGGCGTGGATTTGCCTCCCGACCGGAATCCTGCATGCGGTCTATTTTTGGATGCTGGCACAGGCCTACCGGCACGGCGACATTTCATTGGTCTATCCCATTGCGCGTGGGACCGGCGTTGCGGGAACAGCTGTTTTGGCCTTTTTCTTGCTGGGCGAACAATTGTCGCTGACCGGATTTTCCGGCATTGCGACCATCTGTGCGGGGATTTTGCTGTTGGGGCTGTCCGGGAAAAACGTGCACGCTAATAATCGGGGCATCGTAATGGCGCTTTGCACCGGCGCCGCCATTGCCGGGTACTCCCTTGTCGACAAACGGGCGGTGGGACAAATCAATCCCGTGGTATATGGCGTGGGGCTGTGGTTGATTTCCGCCGTGCTGTTCGCCCCGGCCGCTTTGTGGAAATATCCCAACGAAGTCCGCGACGCGCTGAAACACAAAAAACGCTACATCCTGCTGGTTGGCAGCGGATCGGTCGGCACTTATTTGGTGATCCTGTTCGCCTTTCAACGAGCCAATGTCAGCTATGTGGCCGCTGTGCGGGAGTTCGCCGTGGTCATTGGAGCAGCGCTTGGTTTTATTGTTTTGAAGGAACGCTTCACCGCCGCCAAGGCGTGGGGGATTGCTGCGATCGTATTAGGTTTGGTGTTGGTCAAAGCGGCTTGA
- a CDS encoding anti-sigma factor family protein, giving the protein MGKATRLTVEQRANLVAYLDGELDEAETRSIEETLAGSPAARRDIEMLSRAWDLLDHLPRVDPGEEFTQRTVSRLRAVEVDKAQTSAQWRIWLRRGLVSAIWLGVLIVAVVGGVYAAVYTIPSEGQRMIRDFPVVEQLDQYEAVGSLEFLEELKKNHLFDEGNNGDGSDSETAGTGAR; this is encoded by the coding sequence ATGGGAAAAGCCACCCGATTAACTGTTGAGCAACGAGCCAATTTGGTCGCCTATTTAGACGGCGAATTGGACGAAGCCGAAACGCGCTCGATCGAAGAGACGCTCGCGGGCAGTCCCGCTGCGCGTCGCGACATCGAGATGCTGTCGCGTGCCTGGGATCTGCTGGACCATCTACCGCGCGTTGATCCCGGTGAAGAATTCACGCAACGGACCGTTTCACGTCTTCGCGCCGTAGAGGTCGACAAAGCACAAACATCGGCACAATGGCGCATTTGGCTGCGGCGGGGTTTGGTCTCGGCGATTTGGCTGGGAGTTCTCATCGTCGCTGTGGTCGGCGGCGTCTATGCCGCTGTGTATACAATTCCCAGTGAAGGCCAACGCATGATTCGGGATTTTCCCGTTGTGGAACAACTGGATCAGTACGAAGCCGTGGGCAGTTTGGAATTCCTCGAAGAACTGAAGAAAAACCATCTGTTCGATGAGGGGAACAATGGCGATGGTTCTGATTCCGAGACCGCGGGAACGGGTGCAAGATGA
- a CDS encoding sulfatase family protein has product MPNSVSRRSFLQQSAVTTGALAAAGELSAADQKPSRRPNVLFIMTDQQRFDCVAANGNGIIKTPYLDALAAQSANFSRAFVQAPVCVPARASFFTGRYAHAHRNRVNYTPIDRRTVLLPARLREAGFQTALIGKLHLFYYHPPSAENAQKTGFDIVELHDGTHRTDRWSDYATWRNKHDPRRDVYYRDLAKDVPDLAANLKPGTNPFRSAIDEQFTDTTWTGERTRAALRQMAKAEQPFFLYSSFWKPHSPFEVPVPFDSLYNDVEFELPRPKSLEDIERLPLPLQKLILRGNNPPYDMDRAKLNWIYRSYYASITHIDREVGRILQTLEETGQAENTIVVFASDHGDQLLEHGLMGKNVFFEASVRVPLMLRLPGSIQPGQFDELVETIDVLPTLMELCGLPIPEDCHGRSLSPLIAGGAGDYTPRDAVHSENIIPEVITGGSMDFEFVPGQGIKGIRHPDAKMIRTDRWKYNYYPEGFAELYDLKNDPHEQHNLANDPARATTVAELKGRILDWLITSTETDQIAKKWMV; this is encoded by the coding sequence ATGCCTAACTCCGTCTCACGTCGCTCATTCCTTCAGCAATCGGCCGTGACCACTGGTGCGTTGGCGGCGGCGGGGGAGTTATCGGCGGCTGATCAGAAACCGTCGCGGCGGCCGAATGTGCTGTTTATCATGACGGATCAACAGCGCTTTGATTGCGTTGCTGCCAACGGCAACGGCATTATCAAGACGCCGTACCTGGATGCTTTGGCCGCTCAGTCGGCGAATTTTTCCCGCGCGTTTGTGCAAGCTCCGGTTTGCGTTCCCGCGCGGGCTTCGTTTTTTACCGGTCGTTATGCGCATGCCCATCGCAATCGCGTGAACTATACACCGATCGACCGCCGCACCGTTCTGCTGCCGGCGCGGCTGCGCGAAGCGGGGTTTCAGACGGCGCTGATCGGCAAGCTGCATCTGTTTTATTACCACCCGCCCTCGGCCGAAAATGCACAGAAGACCGGCTTTGATATCGTCGAACTGCATGACGGGACGCACCGCACTGATCGCTGGTCGGACTATGCCACCTGGCGGAACAAACATGATCCGCGCCGCGATGTTTATTATCGTGATCTCGCCAAGGACGTTCCTGACTTAGCCGCCAACCTCAAACCGGGCACCAATCCCTTTCGCTCAGCTATTGACGAACAATTCACCGACACGACCTGGACTGGCGAACGGACACGAGCGGCATTGCGGCAAATGGCGAAAGCGGAGCAACCTTTCTTTTTGTATTCCTCTTTTTGGAAGCCGCACTCCCCCTTCGAAGTGCCGGTTCCGTTTGACAGTTTGTATAACGACGTCGAATTTGAGTTACCCCGGCCGAAATCGTTGGAGGATATCGAGCGACTGCCGTTGCCGCTGCAAAAGCTGATTCTACGCGGCAACAATCCGCCGTATGACATGGATCGTGCGAAGTTGAATTGGATTTACCGCAGCTATTACGCATCGATTACGCACATCGACCGCGAGGTGGGCCGGATTTTGCAGACGTTGGAAGAGACCGGGCAAGCGGAGAACACGATTGTGGTTTTCGCCTCGGATCATGGTGACCAATTGCTCGAACATGGCTTGATGGGCAAGAACGTCTTTTTCGAAGCCTCGGTCCGCGTGCCCTTGATGTTGCGTCTGCCGGGCAGCATTCAGCCGGGACAATTCGACGAACTGGTGGAAACCATCGACGTGCTCCCCACATTGATGGAATTGTGCGGCTTACCGATACCCGAAGATTGCCACGGCCGCAGCCTCTCGCCGTTGATCGCCGGAGGAGCGGGGGATTATACGCCGCGAGATGCGGTACACAGTGAGAACATCATTCCTGAAGTGATCACCGGCGGAAGTATGGATTTTGAGTTCGTGCCGGGGCAGGGAATCAAAGGCATTCGTCATCCCGACGCCAAGATGATCCGCACCGACCGCTGGAAGTACAACTACTATCCCGAAGGGTTCGCTGAATTGTATGATCTGAAAAACGACCCGCACGAACAACACAACCTCGCCAACGACCCGGCCCGCGCAACAACGGTCGCCGAATTGAAAGGCCGCATACTTGATTGGCTGATTACCTCAACTGAAACCGATCAGATCGCGAAAAAGTGGATGGTGTAA
- the eboE gene encoding metabolite traffic protein EboE has translation MTISQLPLSYCTNVHIGRSIAEVNRGLDEITCHVRDQFQHPLAAGLWLAQPVIEELNATDGAVQQFVEGMQNRGLTCHSLNAFPYGDFHSERVKENVYLPDWSQPERLEYTVACAEVLAKLLPDGVAGSISTVPLGFKGFQHPETFLDECLDQLLEFARQMDLLYERTGKIIRLAIEPEPFCLVETTAEAVEFFQRLWDRADTALIGDAARQHLGLCYDVCHQAVEFEDIPCSIQALDKAGIRINKLHISCAIQLDAPAENEEGRRALAAYVEPRYLHQTMALTSNGQVLHHIDLNRELALEPAPDFLAAQQWRVHFHVPVDAEMLGPLKTTRDELRQAIAAVSQLDYAPHLEVETYTWEVLPDMAQQPRTPNRLIDGLVRELVGTRELIEAVS, from the coding sequence ATGACGATCTCTCAGTTACCGCTTAGTTATTGCACAAACGTCCATATTGGCCGCTCGATTGCGGAAGTGAATCGGGGACTGGACGAAATCACCTGCCACGTGCGGGACCAATTCCAACACCCACTAGCCGCCGGATTGTGGCTGGCACAACCAGTGATCGAAGAATTGAACGCCACAGACGGCGCAGTGCAGCAGTTTGTCGAGGGTATGCAAAATCGCGGGCTGACCTGCCATTCGCTCAACGCCTTTCCGTATGGCGATTTTCATAGCGAACGCGTCAAGGAAAATGTGTATCTTCCCGATTGGTCACAACCCGAGCGTTTGGAATACACGGTTGCTTGCGCCGAAGTCTTGGCGAAACTTTTGCCCGATGGTGTTGCCGGAAGTATTTCCACGGTTCCGCTTGGCTTCAAAGGATTCCAGCATCCTGAGACCTTCTTGGACGAATGCCTGGATCAATTGTTGGAATTCGCCCGGCAGATGGACCTGTTGTACGAGCGGACCGGAAAAATCATTCGACTGGCCATTGAACCGGAACCATTTTGCTTGGTGGAAACCACCGCCGAAGCGGTCGAATTTTTCCAACGACTGTGGGATCGCGCCGACACGGCTCTCATCGGCGATGCCGCCCGGCAGCATCTGGGGCTGTGTTATGATGTCTGCCATCAGGCAGTCGAGTTTGAAGACATTCCCTGCTCGATTCAAGCCCTCGACAAAGCAGGCATCCGCATCAACAAATTGCACATTTCCTGTGCCATCCAACTCGATGCTCCCGCGGAAAACGAAGAGGGACGCCGCGCGTTAGCTGCCTATGTGGAACCGCGGTACCTGCATCAAACCATGGCGCTGACTTCAAACGGGCAGGTGCTGCATCACATCGACCTGAACCGGGAATTGGCACTCGAACCGGCACCCGATTTTCTGGCAGCCCAGCAATGGCGGGTCCATTTTCATGTCCCGGTCGATGCCGAGATGCTGGGACCGCTCAAGACCACCCGCGATGAACTACGGCAGGCCATCGCCGCCGTCAGCCAACTCGATTACGCGCCGCACCTGGAAGTCGAAACTTACACTTGGGAAGTCTTGCCCGACATGGCACAACAACCGCGGACTCCGAATCGGCTGATCGACGGTCTCGTCCGCGAGTTGGTCGGGACGCGCGAATTGATTGAGGCGGTTTCTTAA
- a CDS encoding DUF58 domain-containing protein, whose product MTPRRLMMWLFVAAGIPLVAGVFIPFIGPVGAVLSLLIIAVAVADLAISPTPTLVEVQREVGDVMSIGARNAVKIWFTNRNGGPITIEFDDEPPAPCASEGLPFEIELPPGRARYRVYHTRPHHRGTNQFGKVYLRSRSNLLLWSLHHELEIKSAVRIYPDIQAVHAMELLARRNRVSELGLRMSRLMGRGSEFERLREFRREDEYRQIDWKATAKHQKLISREYTIERNQNILILLDAGRSMCNEVDGITHLDRGLNAAIILSYIALRQGDYVGLMAFSNKIDRFVRPMRGAGSVQTLIRSVYDLEPQYEASDYDLMVEEVRRRFRKRSLVILISHALDELHLTTISTHMRQLRAPHLVLGAFLRNVPLHERLNTVPETDVEAFQVAAAAEMVSAQTTQIAELQEHGQYAVDSLPEDLSADLISQYLEIKARHLL is encoded by the coding sequence ATGACGCCCCGCCGACTGATGATGTGGCTGTTTGTTGCTGCGGGAATTCCGTTAGTCGCCGGGGTGTTCATTCCATTCATCGGTCCCGTCGGCGCGGTACTGAGCTTGTTGATCATTGCGGTGGCCGTCGCTGATTTGGCGATTTCCCCCACCCCGACGCTGGTTGAGGTCCAACGTGAAGTGGGGGATGTCATGAGTATCGGTGCGCGGAACGCCGTGAAAATCTGGTTCACCAACCGTAATGGCGGACCAATCACGATTGAATTCGATGACGAACCTCCCGCTCCGTGTGCCTCCGAAGGGCTGCCGTTTGAAATCGAATTGCCCCCCGGCCGCGCGCGGTATCGCGTCTATCACACGCGGCCGCATCATCGCGGCACCAATCAGTTCGGCAAGGTCTACCTCCGCTCGCGAAGCAATTTGTTGTTGTGGTCTTTGCACCACGAGTTGGAGATTAAATCGGCTGTCCGCATTTATCCCGACATCCAAGCTGTGCACGCCATGGAGTTGCTCGCGCGGCGAAATCGCGTTTCGGAATTAGGGCTGCGCATGTCCCGCTTGATGGGGCGCGGTAGCGAATTCGAACGACTTCGCGAATTTCGCCGCGAAGACGAATACCGGCAAATCGACTGGAAGGCGACAGCTAAGCATCAGAAGTTAATCAGCCGCGAATACACCATCGAGCGCAATCAGAACATCTTGATCCTGCTCGATGCGGGACGCTCGATGTGCAACGAGGTGGACGGCATTACGCATTTAGATCGCGGATTGAATGCGGCAATCATCCTCAGTTACATCGCGCTGCGGCAAGGGGACTATGTGGGGCTGATGGCGTTTTCGAACAAGATCGACCGTTTCGTTCGTCCCATGCGCGGCGCGGGTTCGGTGCAAACATTGATTCGCAGCGTCTACGATCTCGAACCGCAATACGAAGCGTCAGATTACGACTTGATGGTCGAGGAGGTGCGACGACGGTTTCGCAAACGGTCGCTGGTGATTCTGATTTCACACGCCCTGGACGAATTGCACCTCACGACCATCAGCACGCACATGCGACAACTCCGCGCGCCGCACCTGGTGCTGGGGGCTTTTTTGCGAAACGTCCCGCTGCACGAACGCCTGAACACCGTGCCGGAAACCGACGTCGAAGCCTTCCAAGTCGCCGCCGCTGCCGAAATGGTCTCCGCCCAAACCACACAAATCGCCGAACTGCAAGAACATGGCCAATACGCGGTCGATTCCCTACCGGAAGACCTCTCAGCCGATTTGATCAGCCAGTACCTGGAGATCAAGGCGCGGCATTTGTTGTAA
- a CDS encoding AAA family ATPase produces MELAQIASLFEKAVAEIGKVVVGQEELVEATLVALFCEGNVLIEGVPGLGKTLFVNTLSRALTCDFGRIQFTPDLMPSDLTGHSIYNAQEQQFTFNPGPIFTNLLLADEINRAPAKTQSALLEAMQERQVTVDGKSYPLARPYITIATQNPLEQEGTYPLPEAQLDRFMFKLLIDYPVIEQERRILTHYAEGRDNRDLTQFDLQPVMTGDDVVAIQEAIVKIIIEPSIVNYISDVIAKTRAWHTISVGASPRAGVHILLAARAMAACRGRDFVVPDDVKELAPWVLRHRLRLRPDAEIEGVLADDVIREVLDTVEAPRQ; encoded by the coding sequence ATGGAATTGGCACAGATTGCAAGCCTCTTTGAAAAAGCCGTTGCCGAAATCGGTAAGGTGGTCGTGGGGCAGGAGGAATTGGTCGAAGCGACGCTCGTGGCGCTGTTTTGCGAAGGGAACGTCCTCATCGAAGGCGTACCGGGTTTGGGCAAGACGCTATTCGTTAATACGCTCAGCCGCGCACTGACCTGTGACTTTGGCCGCATCCAATTCACCCCGGATCTGATGCCCTCGGATTTGACGGGCCATTCGATCTACAACGCGCAGGAACAACAATTCACTTTCAACCCCGGCCCGATTTTTACCAATCTGCTGTTGGCGGATGAAATCAACCGCGCGCCGGCCAAGACCCAGTCGGCATTGCTGGAAGCGATGCAGGAACGGCAAGTCACCGTCGATGGCAAGTCCTATCCGCTCGCGCGGCCCTACATCACGATTGCCACGCAAAACCCATTGGAGCAAGAAGGAACTTATCCGCTGCCCGAAGCGCAGTTGGATCGGTTTATGTTCAAGCTGCTTATCGATTATCCGGTAATCGAGCAAGAACGGCGGATCTTAACGCACTATGCCGAAGGCCGCGATAACCGTGATCTCACGCAATTCGACCTACAGCCCGTGATGACGGGCGATGATGTGGTGGCGATCCAAGAGGCGATTGTCAAAATCATCATCGAGCCATCGATCGTCAATTATATTAGCGACGTGATTGCCAAGACCCGCGCGTGGCATACGATTTCCGTGGGGGCCAGTCCGCGGGCTGGTGTGCATATTCTATTAGCCGCCCGCGCGATGGCGGCCTGCCGTGGTCGCGATTTTGTTGTTCCCGACGATGTGAAAGAACTGGCCCCTTGGGTGTTGCGGCACCGGTTGCGGTTGCGGCCCGATGCGGAGATCGAAGGTGTACTGGCCGACGATGTGATTCGTGAAGTGCTCGATACCGTGGAGGCGCCCCGCCAATGA